A single window of Pseudomonadota bacterium DNA harbors:
- a CDS encoding NYN domain-containing protein: MIRQSSFLSSLDRKDIGLGRNALIDMLAAYKKIKPHKVIVVFDGANAPMFSSQRDRLKGIDIRYSKYPDSADTVIKKMATVHREQALIVSSDTDIIKYAESKGVATISSPLFETKIKMASDFNNMDDSEVEERQWQPTTKKKGPGRKLSKKKRRNIIKSNKL; encoded by the coding sequence TTGATTCGCCAATCATCTTTTTTGAGTTCTCTTGACCGCAAAGATATCGGGCTTGGTAGAAATGCTTTGATAGACATGCTTGCTGCCTATAAAAAAATAAAACCTCACAAAGTAATAGTGGTTTTTGATGGGGCAAATGCGCCCATGTTTTCATCCCAAAGAGACAGGTTAAAAGGGATAGACATCAGGTATTCTAAATATCCCGATTCTGCTGATACGGTAATAAAAAAGATGGCGACCGTACATAGGGAACAAGCTTTAATAGTAAGTTCGGATACGGATATTATCAAATATGCCGAATCAAAAGGGGTGGCAACTATAAGTTCTCCTTTATTTGAAACTAAGATCAAGATGGCTTCAGACTTTAATAATATGGATGATTCCGAAGTTGAAGAAAGGCAATGGCAACCTACCACTAAAAAAAAGGGGCCGGGCAGAAAGCTTTCCAAGAAAAAGAGACGAAACATTATTAAATCAAATAAGCTTTGA
- a CDS encoding ParB/RepB/Spo0J family partition protein: protein MTKDPGSKLKKKIALGKGLGALIPGIDSDYDNKESGKHIAIDIGLIIPSQYQPRVHFSENELLELAQSIKEKGIIQPLLVRKSSGGFELIAGERRLRAAKIAGLAQVPVIVKNVSDTEMLEISIIENIQRENLNSIEEAEAYHRLMTEFDLTQEEAAKRVGKSRPAVANILRLRQLPHQIKESISEGIISMGHARALLGAETPALQNAAWRNVISKGLSVRETENLIKRLKTDKSKKKTTDKSSDDIYFSSLENELSTHFGTKVAIKRQGKKGKVEIEFYSNEDLDNLISLLKQKY from the coding sequence ATGACTAAGGATCCTGGATCGAAACTGAAGAAAAAGATTGCTCTTGGGAAGGGCCTTGGCGCCCTGATACCCGGAATTGATTCTGACTATGATAATAAAGAATCGGGAAAGCACATAGCTATCGATATAGGGCTTATAATACCCAGTCAATATCAGCCCAGGGTTCATTTTTCTGAAAACGAGCTTTTAGAGCTTGCTCAATCTATCAAAGAAAAAGGAATTATTCAGCCTCTTCTTGTAAGAAAAAGTTCCGGAGGTTTCGAATTGATAGCCGGTGAAAGAAGGCTTAGGGCGGCAAAAATAGCCGGCTTGGCCCAGGTTCCGGTTATAGTAAAAAATGTTTCCGATACAGAGATGCTTGAAATATCAATTATTGAAAATATACAGCGTGAAAACCTAAACTCTATAGAAGAAGCCGAAGCTTATCACCGCCTGATGACCGAATTTGATCTGACACAGGAAGAGGCTGCAAAACGTGTTGGAAAAAGCAGACCTGCTGTAGCCAATATCTTACGGCTTCGCCAATTGCCCCATCAGATTAAAGAGAGTATATCAGAAGGAATAATCAGCATGGGTCATGCAAGAGCACTGCTTGGAGCTGAAACGCCTGCGCTTCAGAATGCTGCATGGAGAAATGTGATTTCAAAAGGACTTTCTGTAAGGGAAACCGAAAATCTTATAAAGCGCTTGAAAACCGATAAAAGTAAAAAGAAAACAACTGACAAATCTTCTGACGACATATATTTTTCAAGTCTTGAAAATGAACTTTCCACCCATTTCGGAACAAAAGTTGCAATAAAACGGCAGGGCAAAAAAGGAAAAGTAGAGATTGAGTTCTACAGCAACGAAGACCTTGATAATCTGATAAGCCTCCTTAAGCAAAAATACTAA
- a CDS encoding AAA family ATPase: MAHTICIANQKGGVGKTTTAVNLAASLAISEKRTLIVDCDPQGNATTGLGIDKTANKGNLYHGMLGESDLGSILADTEIEYLKAIPSNIELIGFEVEMMSHDGRELALKNLLSKAFDMFEYIILDCPPSLSLLTVNALTASNYLLVPLQCEFYALEGLGQLLQTVKHIKRSLNPELKIAGILLTMYDKRTNLSVQVAEDAAKYFKNLIFKTIVPRNVRLGEAPSFGKPIMLYDAASIGAKSYISLAQEIMNMAGDGFSSSAD; this comes from the coding sequence ATGGCACATACAATATGCATAGCGAATCAAAAAGGCGGGGTCGGCAAAACTACAACTGCAGTTAATCTTGCGGCATCGCTTGCTATTTCGGAGAAAAGGACGCTTATTGTTGATTGTGACCCTCAGGGTAATGCTACTACAGGGTTAGGTATCGACAAAACCGCTAATAAAGGCAATCTATATCATGGTATGCTTGGTGAATCGGATTTGGGAAGTATCCTTGCTGACACGGAGATTGAATACTTAAAAGCAATTCCATCAAATATCGAACTTATAGGTTTCGAGGTGGAAATGATGTCGCATGACGGCCGGGAATTGGCTTTGAAAAATCTTCTTTCAAAAGCATTCGATATGTTTGAATATATAATTCTTGATTGCCCGCCATCATTGAGTCTCTTAACGGTTAATGCGCTTACGGCTTCAAATTATCTTCTGGTTCCGCTCCAGTGTGAATTTTATGCTCTTGAAGGTCTGGGGCAGCTTTTACAGACAGTAAAACATATAAAAAGAAGTTTAAATCCTGAGCTTAAAATTGCGGGTATACTTCTTACCATGTATGATAAGAGGACTAACCTGTCTGTGCAGGTTGCTGAAGATGCAGCAAAATATTTTAAAAATCTTATATTTAAAACTATAGTTCCCAGAAATGTCCGGCTTGGAGAAGCACCGAGTTTCGGAAAACCTATAATGCTTTATGATGCTGCTTCTATTGGTGCAAAAAGCTATATCAGCCTTGCGCAAGAGATAATGAACATGGCGGGAGATGGATTTTCTTCTTCTGCCGATTAA
- a CDS encoding DUF47 family protein, which produces MLNFLFKKERQVELLIYEYLDTFKLIYESFSQAMNFCFLDEISCENFDFYIKQTHRYENKITDISDEINSTLYAKALIPDSRGDIMALLSEFDIISRLFKDILHMMQVQKIVVPSFIISDTRELVKISVECCELLNRQSIAFFTNTNGIRELLGLIDTNESHCDNIERRIISMIIDSDLEWFEKLQLKELIEKIGNISDGTERVSKRINIFSLKRRI; this is translated from the coding sequence ATGCTTAATTTTCTTTTTAAAAAAGAACGGCAGGTAGAATTATTGATTTATGAATATCTTGATACTTTCAAGTTAATTTATGAGAGTTTTTCACAAGCGATGAATTTTTGTTTTTTAGATGAAATAAGCTGTGAAAATTTTGATTTTTATATAAAACAAACTCATAGGTATGAAAATAAAATAACCGACATAAGCGATGAGATAAACAGTACATTGTATGCCAAGGCCCTTATTCCTGATTCCAGAGGAGATATAATGGCTCTTTTGTCCGAATTCGATATTATCTCAAGACTGTTTAAAGATATTCTTCATATGATGCAAGTCCAAAAAATTGTTGTCCCAAGTTTTATTATTTCCGATACCAGAGAGCTTGTCAAAATTAGTGTTGAGTGTTGTGAACTTCTTAACAGACAGTCCATAGCATTTTTTACAAACACCAATGGAATAAGAGAACTTCTTGGCTTAATTGATACTAATGAAAGCCATTGTGATAACATTGAAAGAAGGATAATTTCAATGATCATTGATTCCGATTTAGAGTGGTTTGAAAAACTTCAGCTAAAAGAGCTTATAGAAAAAATTGGCAATATATCAGATGGGACCGAACGTGTATCAAAACGTATAAACATATTCAGTCTCAAGAGGCGAATATAA